One part of the Pandoraea faecigallinarum genome encodes these proteins:
- the malQ gene encoding 4-alpha-glucanotransferase, with the protein MIRTAASLLSPPSQDALHTLAQRAGLLVHWDDAAGQSHTVSLDVLRALLDAMGLRCGNAAQCRDSLAYLESPASLSDEAQIVTRVGVPATLPALSLTAGRKRLAYRIHLEDGETVDGTTEIDPDSGASLIPSMDVPGYHHLEIGNVRLSLIVAPPHAHRLPATARHWGMSVPLYGLRSEGDGGLGHYGALADAAAAVAAHGAHALAISPAHAMFGARPAQYSPYSPSNRQWYNVAHIDPAALCGMPEAMEAARRLRLISGYAQRERQRLVNWPAASVARLQVLRHLYDQREHWLSADQAGSLKRFRRDGRDSLEAHARFEMLHERLHSTHGDDWRRWPPGLRSPWAPQAERLAFEHADAVTFHVFLQWLAFQGLHDAHRQAQAAGMEIGLIADMAVGVDSTGSEAWSDAGHLLEGISLGAPPDAFNPAGQVWGLTTFSPWAFQQRGYRPFIAALRAALAFSGGVRIDHVLGLSRLWVCPAGAPASAGAYLRYPLDELLAIVALESSRHRAIVIGEDLGTVPADFRARVATQGVLGTDVLWFARDDVPPGPKKTPRAFLDPSQWRVDAVATTSTHDLPTAVGWWTGRDIAWRVRLAPSSIDARIARRVRREDRTALWQAMSAAGVVNESGHAAAPQPPGPASDARMAERLPSPAGRAPSTAPLDAIVDFVALAPSALVLLPIADAIGAQEADNLPGTTTEHPNWRRRLRAPADALLREPDVASRLTRFARTRSASARRSVRS; encoded by the coding sequence ATGATCAGAACCGCCGCTTCGCTACTCTCCCCGCCTTCGCAAGACGCGCTGCATACGCTCGCGCAACGAGCGGGCTTGCTGGTTCACTGGGACGACGCCGCCGGTCAGTCGCACACCGTCTCGCTCGACGTGTTGCGTGCCTTGCTCGACGCCATGGGGCTGCGCTGCGGCAACGCTGCGCAGTGCCGCGACAGTCTGGCCTATCTCGAATCGCCGGCGTCGCTCTCCGACGAAGCGCAGATCGTCACGCGCGTCGGGGTGCCGGCGACGCTGCCTGCGCTGTCGCTGACGGCCGGGCGCAAGCGGTTGGCGTACCGGATTCATCTCGAAGATGGCGAGACCGTCGACGGGACGACCGAAATCGATCCGGACTCCGGGGCGTCGCTGATCCCATCGATGGACGTGCCCGGGTATCACCATCTCGAAATCGGCAACGTGCGGCTCTCGCTGATCGTCGCGCCGCCGCATGCTCACCGGTTGCCCGCCACCGCGCGCCATTGGGGCATGAGTGTGCCGCTGTACGGACTGCGCAGCGAAGGCGACGGCGGCCTCGGCCACTATGGCGCGCTGGCCGACGCCGCGGCAGCGGTTGCCGCACACGGCGCACACGCGCTGGCGATCAGCCCTGCGCACGCGATGTTCGGGGCGCGTCCCGCGCAATACAGCCCGTACTCGCCGTCGAACCGTCAGTGGTACAACGTGGCGCATATCGATCCGGCCGCGCTGTGTGGCATGCCCGAAGCCATGGAAGCCGCGCGACGGCTCAGGCTGATCTCCGGATACGCGCAGCGCGAGCGCCAGCGTCTGGTCAACTGGCCTGCGGCCTCCGTCGCGCGCTTGCAGGTGCTGCGCCATCTGTACGATCAGCGCGAGCATTGGCTCTCTGCCGATCAGGCGGGCTCGCTCAAGCGCTTTCGCCGCGATGGGCGTGACTCGCTGGAGGCGCACGCGCGCTTCGAAATGCTCCACGAGCGCCTGCACTCGACGCATGGCGACGACTGGCGGCGCTGGCCGCCGGGGTTGCGCTCGCCGTGGGCGCCTCAGGCAGAACGCCTGGCATTCGAACACGCGGACGCGGTGACATTTCACGTCTTTCTGCAATGGCTGGCTTTCCAGGGGCTGCATGACGCGCATCGACAGGCGCAAGCGGCGGGCATGGAAATCGGGCTCATTGCCGACATGGCCGTGGGTGTCGATTCGACCGGAAGCGAGGCATGGTCGGACGCCGGGCATCTGCTCGAAGGCATATCGCTCGGCGCGCCGCCGGATGCGTTCAACCCGGCCGGGCAGGTATGGGGACTGACGACGTTTTCGCCGTGGGCCTTTCAACAGCGCGGCTATCGCCCGTTCATCGCCGCGCTTCGCGCCGCGCTCGCATTCTCGGGCGGCGTGCGCATCGATCATGTGCTGGGACTCTCGCGTCTGTGGGTGTGCCCGGCGGGCGCGCCGGCGAGCGCCGGCGCCTATCTTCGCTATCCCCTCGACGAGTTACTCGCGATCGTGGCGCTTGAGTCGTCTCGCCATCGGGCGATCGTGATCGGTGAGGACCTCGGAACGGTGCCGGCGGATTTCCGCGCTCGCGTTGCCACGCAAGGGGTGCTCGGCACGGACGTCCTCTGGTTCGCCCGCGACGACGTGCCGCCCGGGCCGAAAAAAACGCCGCGCGCGTTTCTGGATCCGTCGCAATGGCGTGTAGACGCCGTGGCCACGACCAGCACGCACGATCTGCCGACGGCCGTCGGCTGGTGGACCGGTCGCGACATCGCCTGGCGGGTACGCCTCGCGCCCTCGTCCATCGACGCGCGCATCGCGCGCCGTGTCCGTCGCGAGGACCGCACAGCGTTATGGCAGGCGATGAGCGCGGCGGGAGTCGTCAACGAGAGCGGCCACGCGGCCGCGCCGCAGCCGCCCGGTCCGGCGTCGGACGCGCGCATGGCCGAACGGCTGCCGTCACCGGCGGGACGCGCCCCGTCCACCGCGCCGCTGGACGCCATCGTCGATTTCGTCGCACTCGCGCCCTCTGCGCTGGTCCTGCTGCCCATCGCAGACGCCATCGGTGCGCAGGAGGCCGACAATCTCCCGGGCACGACGACCGAACACCCCAACTGGCGCCGCCGCCTGCGTGCGCCGGCCGACGCCCTGCTGCGCGAGCCGGACGTTGCGTCCCGGCTGACGCGCTTCGCGCGAACGCGATCCGCAAGCGCGCGCCGGTCCGTCCGGTCGTGA
- a CDS encoding DUF2795 domain-containing protein translates to MTHRQQHTGHELSRSRSHEGEKATHDKGGHQTGHNQPPSPVDVQKALKGMDYPCSKAEILACARDQHADRKVLDTLQNIPDIEYKSPASVSKELGRLM, encoded by the coding sequence ATGACGCATCGTCAGCAGCACACCGGACACGAACTGAGCCGTTCACGCTCGCACGAGGGCGAGAAGGCCACGCATGACAAGGGCGGCCATCAAACCGGGCACAACCAGCCGCCGAGCCCGGTCGACGTGCAAAAGGCGCTCAAGGGGATGGATTACCCGTGCAGCAAGGCGGAAATTCTGGCGTGCGCCCGCGATCAGCATGCCGACCGGAAGGTGCTCGACACGCTCCAGAACATTCCGGACATCGAATACAAGTCACCCGCATCCGTGTCGAAGGAACTCGGCCGGTTGATGTGA
- the treY gene encoding malto-oligosyltrehalose synthase, with translation MTPLSTLRIQFNAGYTFVQAERDVPAFAALGVTHLYASPIWTSTPGSTHGYDVVDPGTISEGLGGESGLRRLHDRLAAHGIGLVVDIVPNHMGNGSRNRWWRDVLRRGAHSVYARYFDIDWEGNADVPAGKVLLPVLPEPLADGLARRKLSVIHGGRGEASLAYDGTRWPLAPETSAQADAARTPQDWQAVLSNQHFHLTYWPLARDALNWRRFFDITSLVAVRVEQPEVFEAVHALLLRLFADAVIDGVRIDHVDGLSDPGAYCRKLRAALREQGHGREPWIVVEKILMDGERLDARWETDGTTGYDFMNDVGALLHDEHGATALDGFWQACTHDRRDFDAHVREARRQLLDERFGSETARAVKALSALIDAEPDTRARDYGVTCLRRCMCALAASFPVYRAYPDASEEAHPVLAAATAGAKRLLHPIDHAALSQLVEWLTPSEGQTSLRREVQIRFAQVTAPLAAKAVEDTAGYRWGRLLSRNDVGCEAATLARPLDAFHQANAYRARHWPRAMLTTATHDHKRGEDIRARLAVLSEIPSQWAEAVQGWRAENDRFRHASSDSPCAAHELMLYQTLLGAWPCAWHTASPSAASVRSFAERIAQWQRKANREAGVRTSWLAPDAAYEAACDAFLNEIMGASAFVRSMQAFSNAIGPAGALNGLTQMFLRLTCPGVPDTYQASLGWDQTLVDPDNRRPVRFDAAMWNPPASNGVVGPQAWRSLMNRWRDGEVKLTLLCRLLHLRKQFAAAFAQGDYVPLSSGGPCQAQVVAFARVPHAGSGSSVVCVATRHAARHLGAASEAMTRPDGVNPCLRAQDWQDTVVHVGTVSQGARWRNLLTGTPVRAAAHGNLPVAEMLDVLPVALLAPQ, from the coding sequence ATGACACCGCTGTCCACGCTGCGCATTCAGTTCAACGCCGGCTACACATTCGTCCAAGCCGAGCGCGACGTCCCGGCCTTTGCCGCACTGGGTGTCACGCATCTTTATGCGTCGCCCATCTGGACGTCCACGCCCGGCTCGACGCACGGCTACGACGTCGTCGATCCGGGCACGATCAGTGAAGGGCTCGGTGGCGAGTCCGGGCTGCGGCGTCTTCATGACCGGCTCGCAGCGCATGGCATCGGGCTCGTGGTGGACATTGTCCCGAATCATATGGGCAACGGCTCGCGCAATCGCTGGTGGCGGGATGTTCTGCGACGCGGTGCTCACAGCGTGTACGCCCGGTATTTCGACATCGACTGGGAGGGCAACGCTGACGTGCCGGCGGGCAAAGTTCTTCTGCCCGTTCTCCCCGAGCCTTTGGCCGACGGCCTCGCACGGCGCAAGCTCTCGGTGATTCACGGCGGGCGCGGCGAGGCGTCGCTGGCTTATGACGGAACGCGCTGGCCGCTCGCGCCCGAGACGTCTGCCCAAGCCGATGCGGCACGCACGCCACAGGATTGGCAAGCGGTGCTCTCGAACCAACATTTTCATCTGACGTATTGGCCGCTCGCGCGCGACGCGCTGAACTGGCGACGGTTCTTCGACATCACGTCGCTCGTCGCCGTGCGCGTCGAACAACCGGAAGTCTTCGAGGCCGTTCACGCCCTGTTGTTGCGTCTGTTCGCCGACGCCGTGATCGACGGCGTGCGTATCGACCACGTCGATGGGCTGAGCGACCCGGGCGCCTACTGCCGAAAACTGCGGGCTGCGCTGCGCGAGCAGGGACACGGCCGCGAGCCCTGGATTGTCGTCGAGAAGATTCTGATGGACGGCGAGCGGCTCGACGCGCGCTGGGAGACGGACGGCACGACCGGTTACGACTTCATGAACGATGTCGGTGCCCTGCTTCACGACGAACACGGTGCGACGGCGTTGGACGGCTTTTGGCAAGCGTGCACGCACGACCGGCGCGACTTCGACGCGCATGTGCGTGAGGCACGCCGCCAACTGCTCGACGAGCGCTTTGGCAGCGAGACGGCGCGGGCCGTCAAGGCGCTGAGCGCATTGATCGACGCCGAACCGGATACCCGCGCGCGCGACTATGGCGTGACCTGCTTGCGGCGATGCATGTGTGCGCTGGCGGCGTCGTTCCCGGTCTACCGGGCTTATCCGGACGCCTCGGAGGAGGCTCACCCTGTGCTGGCGGCGGCGACGGCCGGTGCGAAGCGTCTGCTGCACCCGATCGATCACGCCGCGCTGTCGCAGTTGGTCGAGTGGCTGACGCCCTCCGAGGGGCAGACGTCCCTGCGGCGCGAAGTGCAGATCCGCTTCGCACAGGTCACCGCGCCGCTGGCGGCCAAGGCGGTCGAGGATACTGCGGGTTATCGCTGGGGACGCCTGCTCTCGCGTAATGACGTGGGCTGCGAAGCGGCGACGCTCGCCCGGCCGCTCGACGCCTTCCACCAAGCCAACGCCTATCGTGCCCGCCATTGGCCGCGCGCCATGTTGACGACCGCCACGCACGATCACAAGCGTGGCGAAGACATTCGTGCGCGATTGGCGGTGCTCTCGGAAATTCCGTCGCAATGGGCCGAAGCGGTTCAGGGGTGGCGCGCGGAAAACGACCGGTTCCGGCACGCCTCGTCGGACTCGCCGTGCGCGGCCCATGAATTGATGCTGTACCAGACGCTGCTCGGTGCGTGGCCATGCGCTTGGCACACGGCATCGCCAAGCGCGGCGTCCGTGCGCTCATTCGCCGAGCGAATCGCCCAATGGCAACGCAAGGCGAACCGGGAAGCCGGGGTTCGCACGTCGTGGCTCGCGCCGGATGCCGCTTACGAAGCGGCCTGCGATGCCTTTCTCAACGAGATCATGGGCGCGAGCGCATTCGTCCGGTCGATGCAGGCGTTCTCCAACGCCATCGGGCCTGCCGGTGCATTGAATGGTTTGACGCAGATGTTTCTCCGGCTGACATGTCCCGGCGTACCCGATACCTATCAGGCGAGCCTCGGCTGGGACCAGACACTGGTCGATCCCGACAATCGCCGCCCGGTACGTTTCGATGCCGCGATGTGGAACCCCCCTGCATCGAACGGCGTCGTGGGCCCGCAAGCGTGGCGCTCGCTGATGAATCGATGGCGCGACGGCGAAGTGAAGCTGACGCTGCTGTGTCGCCTGCTGCATTTGCGCAAACAGTTTGCCGCTGCGTTCGCGCAAGGCGACTACGTTCCCCTGAGTTCGGGCGGGCCGTGCCAGGCGCAGGTCGTGGCTTTCGCACGTGTGCCGCACGCCGGTTCGGGGTCGAGCGTCGTGTGCGTCGCCACGCGGCACGCTGCGCGTCATCTGGGCGCGGCGAGCGAAGCGATGACACGACCGGACGGCGTGAACCCATGCCTGCGGGCGCAGGACTGGCAAGACACGGTAGTCCACGTCGGTACGGTCTCACAAGGCGCGCGCTGGCGCAATCTGCTGACGGGCACGCCGGTCCGCGCGGCCGCGCACGGCAATTTACCGGTTGCCGAGATGCTCGACGTCTTGCCTGTGGCGCTGCTTGCCCCACAATGA
- a CDS encoding catalase: MTRRKTPQSGAPSTPQTGTPAFAAVSGYRQSDGGPASAPDAASRDPGVKRSRELGQTVDGMPYNTEKASEYGAGAGIPAPGDTSKSASPAAHASTLGERLATPKTGGAATPGVNAVTGELSRVRADAQGTPLTTNQGVSVADNQNSLVGGLRGPALLKDFMLREKITHFDHERIPERVVHARGSAAHGYFESYESLTELTCAAPFAEAGKRTPVFVRFSTVAGERGSKDTARDVRGFAVKFYTDHGNWDLVGNNMPVFFIQDAMKFPDLVHAVKPEPHHAMPQAASAHDTFYDFISLSPESTHMMMWLMSDRAIPRSFRTMQGFGVHTYRFVNAQGVSKLVKFHWTPRFGTHSLVWDEAVKIAGADPDFHRRDLWESIENGQYPEWELGVQIFTEAQADTFSFDVLDATKIVPEELIPVMPIGRMVLERNPDNFFAETEQVAFCVANVVPGIDFTNDPLLAGRIHSYFDTQISRLGGPNFHELPINGPVVPVQNHQRDGMHRQTIHRGRVAYDPNSMGGGCPFQTGATGYVPFPEPMPPGGVEMRGKPAKFAEHFAQATLFYESQSPAGQRHIVDAYRFELSHVTVPGIRRRMLSMLRNVSEPMAAAIAKGLGMPLPDPMPPAADAPAAPEVERSAALAMEAHPGEAGIAARKIAVLVTDGTDVEVVRTVSEALGARRADVRLVGEHIGLCPACGGMLDADAALDSQPGFLFDAVVIAPGDPAVDRLCSNGHALEFVRNQFRHCKTLLAIGEGRQLLDAAGIAPEADDRGVCFSATPDAQTLDAFIQAVSAHRHFAREESAGWRKI; the protein is encoded by the coding sequence ATGACTCGTCGCAAAACGCCGCAATCGGGCGCGCCATCCACGCCGCAGACCGGTACGCCTGCCTTCGCCGCCGTAAGCGGCTACCGCCAGTCCGACGGAGGCCCGGCGTCGGCGCCGGACGCCGCGAGCCGCGATCCGGGCGTGAAGCGATCCCGCGAGTTGGGACAGACGGTCGACGGCATGCCCTACAACACGGAGAAGGCATCCGAATATGGCGCCGGCGCCGGCATTCCAGCCCCGGGCGACACGTCGAAGTCTGCGTCGCCCGCGGCCCATGCCAGTACGCTCGGAGAACGACTTGCGACGCCCAAGACCGGCGGCGCGGCAACGCCGGGTGTGAATGCCGTGACGGGCGAGCTCTCCCGGGTGCGCGCCGACGCACAGGGCACGCCGCTCACGACGAATCAGGGCGTGTCTGTGGCAGACAACCAGAACTCGCTCGTGGGCGGGCTGCGCGGCCCGGCGCTGCTCAAGGATTTCATGTTGCGCGAGAAGATCACGCACTTCGATCATGAACGGATTCCCGAGCGTGTCGTGCATGCGCGCGGCTCTGCCGCGCACGGATATTTCGAATCGTACGAATCGCTCACCGAGCTGACGTGCGCCGCCCCGTTTGCCGAAGCCGGCAAACGCACGCCGGTTTTCGTGCGCTTCTCGACGGTGGCCGGAGAACGCGGCTCCAAGGACACGGCACGCGACGTGCGCGGATTCGCGGTCAAGTTCTATACCGACCACGGCAACTGGGATCTGGTCGGCAACAACATGCCGGTGTTCTTCATTCAGGACGCCATGAAGTTTCCCGACCTCGTGCATGCGGTCAAGCCCGAGCCGCACCATGCCATGCCGCAGGCGGCGTCGGCGCATGACACGTTTTACGACTTCATTTCGCTCTCCCCGGAATCGACCCACATGATGATGTGGCTGATGTCCGACCGGGCAATTCCCCGGAGCTTTCGCACGATGCAGGGCTTCGGCGTCCATACGTACCGCTTCGTCAATGCGCAGGGTGTGTCGAAGCTGGTCAAATTTCACTGGACGCCGCGCTTCGGCACACATTCGCTCGTGTGGGACGAAGCGGTGAAGATCGCCGGCGCGGATCCGGACTTCCACCGCCGCGATCTGTGGGAGTCCATCGAAAACGGGCAGTACCCGGAGTGGGAACTGGGCGTGCAGATCTTCACCGAGGCGCAGGCCGATACGTTCAGCTTCGACGTGCTCGACGCCACGAAGATCGTTCCCGAAGAACTGATTCCGGTCATGCCCATCGGCCGGATGGTACTCGAGCGCAATCCCGACAACTTCTTCGCGGAGACGGAGCAGGTGGCATTCTGCGTGGCGAACGTGGTGCCGGGCATCGATTTCACCAACGATCCGCTACTCGCCGGTCGCATCCATTCGTATTTCGATACGCAGATCAGCCGGCTGGGCGGGCCGAACTTCCATGAATTGCCCATCAACGGCCCCGTCGTGCCGGTGCAGAACCATCAGCGCGACGGCATGCACCGTCAGACGATCCATCGTGGTCGCGTCGCCTACGACCCAAACTCGATGGGCGGCGGATGTCCGTTCCAGACCGGCGCCACCGGCTATGTGCCGTTCCCCGAACCGATGCCGCCTGGCGGTGTGGAGATGCGCGGCAAGCCCGCGAAGTTCGCCGAGCATTTTGCTCAGGCAACACTGTTCTATGAGAGTCAATCGCCAGCCGGACAGCGCCATATCGTCGACGCGTATCGTTTCGAGCTGAGTCACGTGACGGTGCCGGGCATTCGCCGCCGTATGCTCTCGATGCTGCGCAATGTGTCCGAGCCGATGGCCGCGGCCATCGCGAAGGGGCTCGGCATGCCGCTGCCCGACCCGATGCCGCCGGCGGCCGACGCACCGGCCGCACCCGAAGTCGAGCGCTCCGCGGCGCTCGCGATGGAGGCGCATCCGGGCGAAGCAGGCATTGCCGCGCGCAAGATCGCCGTGCTCGTGACCGATGGGACCGACGTCGAAGTCGTCCGGACGGTGTCCGAAGCGCTCGGCGCGAGGCGTGCAGACGTTCGGCTCGTTGGCGAACACATCGGGCTTTGCCCGGCGTGCGGCGGCATGCTCGACGCCGACGCTGCTCTGGACAGCCAGCCGGGGTTTCTCTTCGACGCCGTCGTCATTGCTCCCGGCGATCCCGCGGTGGACCGGCTGTGCAGCAACGGCCACGCGCTGGAGTTCGTCCGCAATCAATTCCGCCATTGCAAGACGCTGCTTGCCATTGGCGAAGGCCGGCAGTTGCTCGACGCTGCCGGAATCGCCCCCGAGGCCGACGACCGCGGGGTTTGCTTTAGCGCGACGCCGGACGCGCAGACGCTCGACGCTTTTATCCAGGCTGTCTCTGCGCACCGGCACTTCGCCAGGGAGGAGAGCGCCGGCTGGCGCAAGATTTGA
- a CDS encoding DUF4142 domain-containing protein has protein sequence MKLRHRSQGRFYRRFYGVLAELALVTPIMAVAQTPLTPHEPTPGGTDMIDPGKPRDADLMTHPPGGADASFVDAAGRSGMLEIQASQLALERSPNTEVKNFARQMVADHTRAGNQLQQIAARKGIRVPAAAEVNPELQTLTSRQGHDFDVAYVATAGPAAHEQAVRLFQREADSGDDPEIKAFARSTLPTLQRHLTMARKLATSVANTKSR, from the coding sequence ATGAAACTCAGACACCGCAGTCAGGGACGCTTCTACCGAAGGTTCTACGGCGTACTCGCCGAACTGGCGCTGGTCACCCCGATCATGGCCGTCGCACAAACGCCGCTCACGCCGCATGAACCCACGCCGGGCGGCACCGACATGATCGACCCGGGCAAACCGCGCGACGCCGATCTCATGACGCATCCGCCCGGGGGCGCCGACGCTTCGTTCGTCGATGCGGCGGGGCGCTCGGGCATGCTCGAAATTCAGGCGAGCCAGTTGGCGCTGGAGCGCTCGCCCAACACCGAGGTCAAGAACTTCGCGCGCCAGATGGTCGCCGATCACACCAGGGCGGGAAATCAGTTGCAACAGATCGCCGCTCGCAAGGGTATTCGCGTCCCGGCGGCGGCCGAGGTCAACCCCGAGTTGCAAACGCTGACATCCAGGCAGGGCCACGACTTCGACGTCGCCTACGTCGCGACTGCCGGGCCGGCGGCGCACGAGCAGGCCGTACGGCTGTTCCAGCGCGAGGCGGACAGCGGGGACGATCCGGAAATCAAGGCGTTCGCCCGCAGCACACTGCCCACGTTGCAACGCCACCTGACGATGGCGCGCAAGCTCGCTACGTCCGTTGCCAATACGAAGTCACGTTAA
- a CDS encoding SDR family oxidoreductase — MTASQHDKHPPPQTQKQQPGVEAEMDPKPQDTAKEYVGSGKLVDKAAIVTGGDSGIGRAVAIAFAKEGADVAIVYLKESEDAATTRELIEQTGRKCLTIEADISNRESARNAVEKTVKTFGHLDVLVNNAGEQHVREDLTEISEAQLLRTFQTNVFGMFFMTQAALVHMKEGARIVNTASVTAYQGNPVLLDYSASKGAIVSFTRALAANLAPKGIYVNAVAPGPIWTPLIPSTFSADQVAKFGANTPLKRPGQPDELAASYVLLACRDGSYMTGQTLHPNGGTAVGG, encoded by the coding sequence ATGACCGCAAGTCAACACGACAAGCACCCGCCGCCGCAAACGCAGAAGCAGCAGCCCGGTGTGGAAGCCGAAATGGATCCCAAGCCGCAGGATACGGCCAAGGAGTATGTCGGCAGCGGCAAACTCGTCGACAAGGCTGCGATCGTGACCGGCGGCGACAGCGGTATCGGGCGTGCGGTGGCCATCGCCTTCGCCAAAGAAGGCGCCGACGTCGCCATCGTCTATCTCAAAGAATCCGAAGACGCTGCCACGACACGCGAGTTGATCGAGCAAACAGGACGCAAGTGTCTGACCATCGAGGCAGACATCAGCAACCGCGAGAGCGCGCGCAACGCAGTGGAAAAGACGGTGAAAACGTTCGGCCATCTGGACGTGCTGGTCAACAACGCGGGCGAGCAGCATGTTCGCGAAGACCTGACCGAGATATCCGAAGCCCAGTTGCTCAGGACGTTCCAGACCAACGTGTTCGGCATGTTTTTCATGACGCAAGCGGCGCTGGTGCATATGAAGGAGGGCGCACGTATCGTCAACACGGCCTCCGTGACCGCGTACCAGGGCAATCCGGTGCTGCTCGACTATTCCGCCAGCAAGGGCGCGATCGTCTCGTTCACGCGGGCGTTGGCCGCGAATCTTGCGCCCAAGGGCATTTACGTGAACGCCGTCGCGCCCGGACCGATCTGGACGCCGCTCATTCCCTCGACCTTCAGCGCCGATCAGGTAGCCAAGTTCGGTGCCAATACGCCGCTCAAGCGGCCGGGACAACCGGACGAGCTTGCGGCGAGCTACGTCCTGCTCGCCTGCCGCGACGGCAGCTACATGACCGGCCAGACGCTGCATCCGAACGGGGGCACGGCCGTTGGCGGGTAG
- a CDS encoding SDR family oxidoreductase has translation MSYTLKPLAEQVIVITGATSGVGLVTARKAARRGAKLVLVARNEVALEQLCEEIREQGGQAIPVKADVCDAEQMRNVAVKAIEAFGEFDTWVNNAGVSIFGAASDVPLDDQRKLFDTNYWGVVHGSLVAAEYLRGKQDGVGGAIINMGSEASDAPIALQSAYVASKHAVKGFTDSLRLELESVQAPVSVTLIKPAALDTMFVKHAKNYLDVEPKLPPPIYDPTLAADAILHAATHPHRDLFVGAAAKVISSSAYHMPGLFDRMASNLFSRSQRTDKPPRPREENALHEPGRDMQEREGMDGLVFRSCPYTTMAKRPRLSGALAVGAAVLACTAITRMRKHAAH, from the coding sequence ATGAGCTACACCTTGAAACCCCTCGCCGAGCAGGTCATCGTCATCACCGGTGCGACGAGCGGTGTGGGGCTCGTCACGGCCCGCAAAGCGGCGCGCCGTGGCGCAAAGCTCGTGCTCGTCGCCCGTAACGAAGTCGCTCTCGAACAACTTTGCGAGGAGATCCGCGAGCAGGGCGGGCAGGCGATTCCTGTCAAGGCCGACGTGTGCGATGCCGAGCAGATGCGCAACGTCGCCGTAAAGGCCATCGAAGCGTTCGGTGAATTCGACACGTGGGTCAACAATGCCGGCGTGTCGATCTTCGGGGCGGCCTCGGATGTGCCGCTCGACGACCAGCGCAAGCTTTTCGACACGAACTACTGGGGCGTAGTGCATGGCTCGCTGGTCGCCGCCGAATATCTGCGCGGCAAGCAGGACGGCGTGGGTGGCGCCATCATCAACATGGGCAGCGAAGCCTCGGACGCACCGATTGCGCTCCAAAGCGCTTACGTGGCGTCCAAACACGCAGTGAAGGGATTTACCGACTCGTTGCGCCTCGAACTCGAATCGGTGCAGGCGCCGGTCAGCGTCACGCTGATCAAACCGGCCGCGCTCGACACGATGTTCGTCAAGCATGCCAAGAATTACCTCGACGTCGAACCGAAGCTGCCGCCCCCCATCTATGACCCGACGCTCGCCGCCGACGCGATTCTCCACGCGGCGACTCATCCGCACCGGGACCTGTTCGTCGGCGCGGCGGCCAAGGTGATCTCGTCGAGCGCTTACCACATGCCGGGGCTTTTCGACCGGATGGCATCGAACCTGTTCTCCCGCTCGCAGCGCACGGACAAACCGCCGCGTCCCCGCGAAGAGAACGCGCTGCACGAGCCTGGGCGCGATATGCAGGAGCGCGAGGGCATGGACGGTTTGGTGTTCCGAAGCTGCCCGTACACCACGATGGCCAAACGGCCGCGCCTGAGCGGCGCACTGGCCGTCGGCGCGGCGGTGCTGGCCTGCACGGCGATCACGCGCATGCGCAAACATGCGGCCCACTGA